One Thalassotalea atypica DNA window includes the following coding sequences:
- the dnaB gene encoding replicative DNA helicase, with translation MADFKANKFSKDKRFTKDAQVEALKTPPHSLESEQSVLGGLLLDNETWDRVAEKVVAQDFYTRSHRLIFETIGALIELGEPVDLITLSEALENDQKLEDAGGFVYLAEMIKNTPSAANIVAYAEIVRERAVTREMISVANEIAEAGYDTQGRTSADLLDLAETKVFQIAEARANKSEGPENIHAVLEKTVDRIEKLYQQPHDGVTGVSTGFADLDKMTAGMQPSDLIIVAARPSMGKTTFAMNLAENAAMTADKPALIFSLEMPSEQLMMRMLASLGRIDQTKIRTGQLDDEDWARLSSTMGLLIENGKMFIDDAAGLTPTEVRSRARRIARDHGGLSMIMIDYLQLMRAPQFADNRTLEIAEISRSLKALAKELEVPVIALSQLNRSLEQRSDKRPVNSDLRESGSIEQDADLIMFIYRDEVYHDDSEFKGMAEIIIGKQRNGPIGRVPLTFQGQFSRFDNYAGPHVLEED, from the coding sequence ATGGCCGATTTCAAGGCTAATAAGTTTTCAAAAGACAAAAGGTTTACAAAAGACGCTCAAGTAGAGGCACTTAAAACACCTCCTCATTCACTGGAGTCGGAGCAATCTGTACTCGGTGGTTTGTTACTTGATAATGAAACGTGGGATCGGGTTGCTGAAAAAGTGGTTGCTCAAGATTTTTATACCCGTTCACATCGCTTAATATTTGAAACTATTGGTGCCTTAATTGAGTTAGGCGAGCCCGTCGATTTGATTACGTTATCGGAAGCGCTTGAAAACGATCAAAAGCTTGAGGATGCTGGCGGCTTTGTTTATCTCGCAGAGATGATAAAAAACACGCCAAGTGCAGCGAACATCGTTGCATATGCAGAGATTGTCCGTGAGCGCGCGGTAACGCGTGAAATGATAAGTGTTGCCAATGAAATTGCAGAGGCTGGTTATGATACGCAAGGACGAACCAGTGCCGACTTACTCGATCTTGCCGAAACTAAAGTATTCCAAATTGCGGAGGCTCGAGCAAATAAATCGGAAGGACCAGAGAATATTCATGCGGTTTTAGAGAAAACTGTCGACCGAATTGAAAAACTGTATCAACAACCACATGACGGTGTAACAGGTGTTTCAACTGGATTTGCTGATTTAGATAAAATGACCGCTGGTATGCAGCCTTCAGATTTGATCATTGTGGCGGCTCGTCCATCTATGGGTAAAACCACTTTCGCGATGAACTTGGCAGAAAATGCTGCGATGACCGCCGATAAACCTGCGTTAATTTTCAGTCTGGAGATGCCTTCTGAACAGCTGATGATGAGGATGCTGGCGTCACTTGGCCGTATCGACCAAACCAAAATTCGTACTGGTCAGCTAGACGACGAAGACTGGGCAAGGCTGTCGTCCACAATGGGGCTGCTTATTGAAAATGGTAAAATGTTTATTGATGATGCCGCGGGCTTAACGCCGACCGAAGTACGTTCTCGTGCTCGTCGTATTGCCCGTGATCATGGTGGCTTGAGCATGATCATGATTGACTATTTACAATTAATGCGTGCGCCACAATTTGCTGATAACCGTACTTTAGAAATTGCCGAAATTTCTCGCTCGCTAAAAGCTTTGGCTAAAGAGTTGGAAGTGCCAGTTATTGCACTCTCACAGCTAAACCGTAGTTTGGAGCAACGTTCGGATAAACGCCCAGTTAACTCAGACTTACGTGAATCGGGCTCTATTGAGCAAGATGCCGATTTGATCATGTTTATCTATCGTGATGAGGTTTATCACGATGACTCTGAATTCAAAGGTATGGCTGAAATTATTATAGGTAAACAACGTAACGGCCCTATTGGACGTGTACCACTTACTTTCCAAGGCCAGTTTTCTCGCTTCGATAACTATGCGGGACCACATGTACTTGAAGAAGACTAG
- the alr gene encoding alanine racemase, producing the protein MTVKTATAKIDLLALKNNLQAIKDKASNSKILAVLKANAYGHGLERIAKALCEESTFKDAFGVARIDEALALRNAGIVNPIVLLEGFFSAEDLAVISVNNLETVVHNQQQLDAILQAQIDKPLKVWLKVDTGMHRLGVSPEQFDGIYQQLVASQNVHVDIILMSHLSCADDTSSSRTTDQADLFERLTSDKHCQRSLANSAGICAWPETHYQWIRPGLMLYGVSPMEPELSVNAQALDIEPVMTLQASLIAKRKIAMGEAVGYGATWVADKETHIGVVAIGYGDGYPRHASNGTPVLLNGRIVPLVGRVSMDMITVDLGAESDDNIGDIATLWGHGLPVESVAQFATTIPYELLCNITRRVRIDVV; encoded by the coding sequence ATGACAGTCAAAACAGCAACCGCCAAAATCGATTTACTGGCATTAAAAAATAATCTACAGGCCATTAAAGATAAAGCATCGAATAGTAAAATTTTAGCAGTACTAAAAGCCAATGCTTATGGCCACGGGCTAGAGCGAATAGCCAAGGCATTGTGTGAAGAAAGTACCTTTAAAGATGCTTTTGGTGTAGCTCGAATTGATGAAGCTTTGGCCTTAAGAAATGCAGGTATAGTAAACCCTATCGTGTTGTTGGAAGGTTTTTTTTCTGCCGAAGATTTAGCGGTCATCTCAGTAAATAATCTAGAAACAGTAGTTCATAATCAACAACAGCTTGATGCCATATTACAAGCTCAAATCGATAAGCCGTTAAAAGTCTGGCTCAAAGTAGATACTGGAATGCATCGATTAGGTGTTAGCCCAGAGCAATTTGATGGCATTTATCAGCAGCTTGTAGCCAGCCAAAATGTTCACGTAGATATTATTCTAATGAGCCACTTAAGTTGCGCAGATGATACGTCTAGTTCGCGCACGACAGATCAAGCAGACCTATTTGAACGTTTAACTTCTGATAAACATTGCCAACGCAGCCTAGCCAATTCAGCAGGCATTTGCGCTTGGCCAGAAACTCACTATCAGTGGATTCGTCCGGGATTAATGCTCTATGGCGTATCGCCAATGGAACCTGAGTTATCGGTTAACGCTCAAGCATTAGATATTGAACCGGTGATGACCTTACAAGCAAGTTTGATAGCTAAAAGAAAAATAGCCATGGGTGAAGCGGTGGGTTATGGTGCGACGTGGGTTGCTGACAAGGAAACTCATATTGGTGTGGTCGCTATAGGTTATGGAGATGGCTATCCCCGTCATGCATCTAATGGTACTCCAGTATTGCTAAATGGCCGTATTGTACCATTGGTGGGCAGGGTATCTATGGATATGATAACCGTCGACTTAGGTGCTGAAAGTGATGATAATATTGGCGACATAGCGACCTTATGGGGGCATGGTTTACCTGTTGAAAGTGTCGCTCAATTTGCTACAACTATTCCCTATGAACTATTGTGCAATATCACCCGTCGAGTGCGAATTGATGTGGTGTAG